The genomic region TACTTCACCGCCGGGCCTGCCGAATTGTACCCTACCGTTTACCAGCATCTGCAAACCGCTATGGACGAGCAGATTGGGTCAATTTCGCACCGGAGCCAGAAATTTCGGGATATTTATCAATACACCGTTGAGCAGTTGCGGGAACTGATGCAGATTCCGCAGACGCACGGCATTTTCTTTACGGGCTCGGCCTCGGAGGTCTGGGAGCGGCTGGCGCTGAACTGCGTGGAGCACGAAAGCTTTCACCTCGTCAACGGCTCGTTTTCGAAGAAGTGTTACGACTACGCAGGCAGCCTCAACAAATTCGCCCACAAGCAGGAAAAGCCGTTCGGGGAAGGGTTCGATTACGCGGAAATCCAGGTGCCCGAATATGCCGAACTTGTGGCCCTGACCCATAACGAAACCAGCGCCGGGGTGCAAATGCGGACCGTGGACATGCACAAGCTCAAGCGCAGCCATGCCAAAAAGCTGTTTGCCGTGGATATGGTCTCGTCGGCCCCGTTTCCCGATCTGGATTTTGAACTGATCGACTCCGCCTACTTTTCGGTCCAGAAAGCCTTCGGGCTGCCCGCCGGACTGGGCGTGTGGATTGCCAATGAACGCTGTCTGGAAAAAGCCGAAAGCCTGAAGGCCGCCGAGCAGATCATCGGCGCGCACCACGACCTGCCGACGCTCTGGAAAGCCTTCAAAACCTACGAAACGCCCGCTACACCAAACGTGCTGTTCATCTACCTGCTGGGCAAAATCGCCAACGACCTCAACGAAATCGGCATCGAGGTCATCCGGCGCGACACGGAGGAAAAGGCGAAGCTGCTGTACAGGTTTCTGGAAACGCATCCGGGCTTTGAGCCTTTTGTGAAGGAAGAACGGCATCGTTCGCGGACCGTGGTGGTCGCCAACACGGTGAAGCCTTCCGCCGAAATCATCGCCGAGGTAAAGAAAGCCGGAATGGTGATCGGAAGCGGCTACGGAAAATTCAAAGATTCCCAAATCCGGATTGCCAACTTCCCCGCAACTTCGGAAGAGCAGATCCGCAACCTCATAACCGTGCTGGAACGGATGGATTAACCCGTCGGGGACGGGAATGGAACAGGAAATCGGACCTGTAGTCAGTCATGTTTTTGTCTGATAACAGGCCCGATTGTTG from Tellurirhabdus rosea harbors:
- a CDS encoding aminotransferase class V-fold PLP-dependent enzyme, with the translated sequence MKQTYFTAGPAELYPTVYQHLQTAMDEQIGSISHRSQKFRDIYQYTVEQLRELMQIPQTHGIFFTGSASEVWERLALNCVEHESFHLVNGSFSKKCYDYAGSLNKFAHKQEKPFGEGFDYAEIQVPEYAELVALTHNETSAGVQMRTVDMHKLKRSHAKKLFAVDMVSSAPFPDLDFELIDSAYFSVQKAFGLPAGLGVWIANERCLEKAESLKAAEQIIGAHHDLPTLWKAFKTYETPATPNVLFIYLLGKIANDLNEIGIEVIRRDTEEKAKLLYRFLETHPGFEPFVKEERHRSRTVVVANTVKPSAEIIAEVKKAGMVIGSGYGKFKDSQIRIANFPATSEEQIRNLITVLERMD